In Enoplosus armatus isolate fEnoArm2 chromosome 12, fEnoArm2.hap1, whole genome shotgun sequence, the DNA window CACTTTGTAAAGTAGGCTGCTGCAGTGCGCCACCACACTCCACCTGTATGGAGATGAAGCTCTGGGTTTGCTCTAAGATCTCCTGGGTCTCTGGTATAGTATTACACAGGGTAGTCTACCGTGGCCCTGAGAGGCCCGCGCACTGCAGTTTAAGAAAACACACGCAAGCACAAGCCAATGAAGAAGACATCTCCGACAAAATACAGCGCAAAGAGATGAAACATGAGCAGACTGAGGAAAAGAGCTGACAAGCTTTCAGTTTAGAACTCCGGTCGCTTGAATCAGATGCAGATATCTGCTACACACCTAGTGTACAGAAAGTGTACATTATGTACAGACTAATATCGCCTGTATCATGCTGAGTCATGGACTAAGTAACTACACGAGACTTTGTATTGTGTGTAACGTAGCTGCAGTGTTGCTGTATTTGTTTGcgttgcgtgtgtgtttgcatcgCGTTTAGCTGTGCTGCATATGCGACTGCCTGCTGTGCactgagctctcagggccaccgtagCTACTGGCTCATATTCCGGTTAAGATCACGTGTTggatgaagtgtgtttgtgtgcatgcgcaTTCATGAATGTCCAAATACTAATGAATAATCTTATCTCAGAATCGCAGATAACATGGGAATAAGCATGTCAAAAAGCCCATTGTGAACACATTGGAGCGGACATTTTCCCCCTCATAGCCAAGGGATCCGCAGTGAAAGGTGATGTTGGCGCCACCTCAATAAAAACTGCCCCCCCAGCATGACAAATCTCTCCACAGTGGTCGCTGCCTGCAGGTCTCCCAGCAAACACAGTTTCTTTGTTTCCCAGCATCTTGTGCtcgagtgtgtatgtgtttatttgagtgTGACTCCACAGCTAGGCTCAGAAAAAGCGGCTCGCCCTCCTGCCTTtataccacccccccccccccaccccacccccggCCTCACCTGCACAGTGTGGCGACACTAAGCAACAACAGCCACTGAGCCAAACACAGCCTCAGATGGCGGGGACTCGCCTGCGGGAAGAACAGACTTAACACAAACTAGAAAAACCAACACAGACGCTGCAGCTGCAataaacacagaggcagaacCAGATGGGTTTATCTAAACTGTAAATCAGGGCTGTATTTCCACGGGGCTGACGCTGACCTTTCATGTGTGAACACCAGACAATCCTCTCCGATTTGAGGGAGGCTGCCTCGCAGCTAGTGAGTGCTGCATGTGATAATCTCAACCCGGGCTTCAGGTCCGGGCACAGTATCGCCGCACTTGTTCCCTTCGTGTTGCTAAATGCTGAAATGAGCGGTCATTTTTCGGGAAAACAATGGAGGCTTCTGACATCCAGGAAGCAAGACCGACCAGCAGTGCAACAGCTTCCGACTGTGGCACAAGGCCTTCGAATGGGGCAATGAAGAAAACAATAGGACTGTGATCCATCTACCTGAGAAGCGGGAAGTACTCACCACAGGATTCTTTGGTAATGATCAACAGTCAGTCAGCGCTGCTTCCTGTCCTGATTCATAATCGCCCATAGTACAGTCTCACCAATAGCTTCAATTTTGGGAACCTTAGCCCTCTGAGCCAGAGCAGCTTCTCATTGGGCTAAAACACAGCCCAATGCTGCGTTCAGAAACCGCgggaaatgtcacatttgaagCTCGAGAGTATAGTCAGACAGGTTCTTTTACATTCTCAGGCCGTATTGACTTAAAGGAATAGCACAGTGAGAAGATTCGTACCACTCTCACATgtgtacgctaaatatgaagctacagccaggagacggttaaCTTGGCTTTGCTTGAAGACTGGAAACCGAGGGAAAcggctggcctggctctgtccaaacatgACAGAATCGTCTCTCCGtccctttaaagctcactaatgaacgcattatatctcgtttgtttaatccgtatgAAAACCAAAAGTGTATAACTCGAGGTATAACTTCTTTCGAGGTGCTGGTAGGTAATTTTAGCAAGCAGTAGCTCAAAGCTGGATTCATTGGTGAAGTTAGTAGTGCTGGCCTTTAACACCCCAAGTGGTTTATTTCTGGAGTATCTGTTATCTGTCTAATACCACACACCTGCTTTATGGCCTATCGCTGAGTTGAATCAGTCATTTTGCTTTGGTCCACGAGAAACAGAGTGGGGAGTTATGAAATGTCTGGCAGTAGACAGCTCAGAGGTGTGAAATGAGAGCAGgcctgggggtgggggggtggggatcTACATCTGAGCCTCTATAGTAAAATGATCTGATCAGGAGATAGCTTACCACTGAGCGGCACACACTAATTACGCAACAGACATACTTAACCACTCCTATTTATGACGGGGAGGCTACAAATCAGCACGCGTGGCATGGCCACAGCTGAGGAAGAGCCTGGAAGATGTgtgaggagggcagagagggaggaagatacAGGGACAGCCTATTGCAGCCTGCAGCACAGTAATGGACTATTTTTGGACAGTTTAGCGCGCATATAACCTTGCTTGTTAATGTTTAGGGTTTAAATGGCTTTGAAACGGTTCCAACGTCAAGTAAGAACCCAAAGGACCAATGACGTTGGCAAGAtgtttcattcataaatgtaaatttagcaataaaaaaaacaacacattttgttgtttgcctgAATGATGTTGAGCAATTTGACTTTCTAGGGTCGATCAAGacactgtttttacatttttgtctaGCGTGATATACCTGGCCCTTTTGTTATTTGCTATTTGTTTACAATCCCTTGTACACCGAATCTGTATTGTGTTCTTTTAAGAGGACATTACATAATTGCGTTAACGGGCCGAGTAGTACTCCTCAGGGTGAGTCGACTGGGGTACGAGTTAAACAGGCATTCCACCgattacattttacacatgctCCTTTAACAGGACTTCAAAATCGGAACATCACAGGCTGACAAACAACTGCAGCTACCACCGCAACGTCAGTGACAAAGCGACCCATCCACAACAGCACAGGTAttgctttatattttattttatgtacagtacatgtaaaaaagaaaacaaaaaaagtagcCAATAACATTGACCAACGTGCGCAACAGTAGATAGCCATGTTGCTCATACACGGGAAAATCCTGGCGGCcgtttcccctctctctctctctctctctcgcgctctctctctctctctctcaggcatACGTACAGTTAGACTCTCCCACTCCTCATTGCGCGAGGCTGCCTGGAAACTAGCCGGGGCTTGACAGCCAACGGTCAAACCGCAGATTATCAAAaaggaggggcgggggggggggcagcgcaTTACCTGCTCCCCTGACGAACGCACTCCTCTCGCTGACAATCAATGAGATAGTTTTCAGCCGGCAGAAAGGAGACGGGCTGGTTGGCTGAGCGTGACTGTGTGCAATCTTCggtacgttttttttttttttttttttttttttttttaaatacggACCGACAGCCGTGGTCTCTTGCCTTTCGCAGcccaccctcccccctcccccccttttcCAACAGCGCTGCTTTCAACACAAAGGTCACTAAAGGTCAGCGGCGCAGACTGCTTTTGCCGGATGACTCAATAACTGCAGGCTCCGACTAGTAGCGAGCTTCTCTCCAGCACACTCAGCAGTTGAATTCACAGTATTCTTACAGCatgttgttagtttttttttttttttttcttttcttcttctttcgcCCAAAGTCACTCATAAAGCTTTAACTGATAATGCATAGGGGGCTTTGACACATTTGTTCACCCATGTTTCtccagtggaaatgtttttaacGTGGatttttgtagtgtgtgtggCAGAtaagctgaagagagagaaaacacaccaaGTCTAATGCGAGAATACAGTGTACACAACCATCCGTGTCTGGTGTCCCCAAAAATcgtacaataaaataaaataaaaaaaggatttgtttgttttgttttatctccaAGGCCATGGATAGTCAACCACAAAGACTTCTGAACTCCCCTGCTGCCTATCAGAGCTGTATCTCGCAGCAGTGTTTCAGACAGTGAGCTTACAGCAGGCCACCAAGGTACAGataaagtgctttttttttcttaaacgtGACGCTTTAAATAATTGAAGTGATGGAAAAATGGTTCTCAGGAAAAATAAGAGTtggaggggtgggagggtgtttgtgtgtagggGTGGGGTTGGCTGACATGACACTCCCTATaggtaaaaaatgaaatgaaagagacacacaacatGATTCTGGAGGAGAAGTTCAGTATAAATACATCCACAAATCCAACTAGTGTCGCAGAAGGCTACGAGGATGGAACACTGATCGCTAGGAGAGCCGGAACACTCACTACTGTCTCTGGATGGAGCCGTTCACATTTTCAGAAGTAAGAAGGTTCAGGGTAAGACTTTTTAAAACCTGCGTCCAGGGGTGGGGGTGGTCCTTTGAAGACGCCACCGGCTTCCTCTGGCTGGACGTTGGACCTCGCAGCGAACACATCAGCGGCGAGGACCGCGATaatgacagcagcagactgGGAGGTTTGCGCGAGATTGTAGTAGAAGGGTGGATCATAATAAACCATTAcagataataaatacatttgggTCCATGTAGTGTTGTTATTCAGCTCTATTGAAATATGATTAAAtctagaaaaaataaaataaaataaaggaggAATAATTTAGTTCATAGTGGACCACGTGATGcctggcctttttttttttttgctcccttATCCAGTCTCAACAACACTCCACCTTGGCGGCCATTTTTTCGACCAgccttgtgaaaaagaaaaaaaaaaaaaaaaaaacggcctATAAATAGTAGCCGTGGCAACCTCACGTGTTCCCCTCATGGGTCTTGATGACAGCGTCTGAGAATTCAGAAAAACCAGTCCTCTCAGTCAGTCCTCAGCCTCtacacaagagaaaaagaagggggggggggggggggggcacaaagtAAAGATAATGAGCAAACAAGGCAGGTCATATATCCGGCGTGGGGAATGTCTGAGTGTACAAGGCCCAGCACTGGGAGAGATGTGGCCCTCAACATGTCATGTTATTCATCTGAAGATTATGGAGCACTATGAAGTGAACGTCAGCTACTTTCCAGCCTGCTGAAAACCACCATGTGGCTgacagagcaagaaaaaaaaagaaaaaaagaagggcTTTCTTTAGGagctttggggaaaaaaaacgcaCCAAATATAGGCTCGTCTTAACTCCTTACTGTGTACATTCTCAACTACAACCAACCTCTTCTTGGCTACTGAGGCCataacagaggaaacagaagggTTTGGAGCTGCCCGTCTTTCTCTCGTATCACTCAGAAACAACATCTAACCTTTGAGTGTGTGTCGAGGACCCGCTGCTCGGCTACGCCGAGAAAATGCACAAGGAAACCATGGGAACAAGCTTGGGATAGTCACAGCTTGACAGTGTGACATAGCCGAAAAAACTATTTTTATGCACTTGCAGTGGCCTAATCTCGGCTCACTGTGCTATAGCAGCGCTGTCTACTTTCTGAAATTAGCGTTTTTAAACAAGCAATTCCGGTTAAAAGTACGGCCCCTGCCTGCACTAAAGCagtattaatgtttgttttggccGCTTTGAACACAGCAACTCCTTTCATGACATAAATGTAGCAGGGGCCTCCGGCAGGACTATAAGTATTTGTGCAAATAAGCAGGTTGGTGCAGCATCACTTTCACTCAGCTCACATTCCCCCCAAAAGATCAACATGAACATCATCAAATAAGCCATTTTATAAAGGAAATCTAAGGGCAGGGCTGGGCAACATGACTTGAACGTCTTTCGCAATGGATGGCCACATTGACTCAGTGATGATAACACCTTTACCTGTGCACAACATCCTACTAGTCCAGAGATTATGACTCTTTGTGACGACCAAAGGGAGAAAAATTCCTTCACGGTGTCTCATTTATCGGCTTCTCATTTTTAGCCGGCCCTGACTGTCATATCAGCTGTCGCTAATCAATCAAAATCAGTCTGTTGTCCGGTTATTGTTAATGTGCGAGCTGGTGTCTGCACTCAGCCAAAGATCATCTGTGAGGGAGGAAACTCCACActccactctttctttttttttttgtcgttcTAACAACTCTGATGCATCAtctccagtaaaaaaaaacgaTCCGGCCCGATGGTGACTCATCAGTTTCAGGAATCGGAATCTCCCGGTTAaaaactttcattcatatcacATCAATAACTGAAGCTCATCAATGTCATCGTTTCGAAGCAGCCAtatttggatcaagtagctCGTGAAAAATAAGAAGGCTCCTGCTGTTATTTCAGTGTCAGATAAACATTTAATCAGCACTGCGTAGACTGAGCGTGAGTTTGGCACAAGCGTATTTCTATTGTATTTCCAGGTTGTAGCTGCATACTGAGAACATCAGTTAGACTGCAACTGGCTTTTCCGCCTTGAGATTTCAACTGAATCTCTCGGGTCTTGAAACTTAAATTACGTTCCAATTTTTAACGCTAAACCTAAAAAAGGTTCAATAAGGGATCTGAATAGATTCAGATTCGAAAAAGCGGATTTGATACTGGGTTCAGATAGGATAAAAGAAGGGAAGtattaatgtaatttctttACAAAACTGGGCGccactattttgtttttttatttagacGCAAAAGTGCcccattaaaataaatataaatccCTGCAAATGCTGCGTCCTTTTTTCATGGCCATACACTCTGTACTGTATTGCATGGTGGACTTTCAGCTGATGCTTCCTTTTGTAGCTGCAGCTATTTTCCAACAGTATTCACGTTTTGCTTTGTTTGGCTCTGTATCATGTTTACCGACGCTAAAATGTGCTCAAACCACCGCAGTGGCCTCTACTCTCTGTCATACCTGCAACATTTGAGTAGTTTTCTCTTACTAGCCGGCGCACTCTGAGTTAATCACATAACGTAGAGCTACTTGTTGGACTGCCTCTGTTTGAATGACCCCACACAAAAGGACACAAGCACCTGCTGACCGACAGCGATTGGTTGCTTGTACAGAGGGTAAACGGGTTTGTTGTTGTACTTTCAAAATGCAGAGagattaataattaaaataaagttttggtAAATGGATCAATTTGCAGCCCAGCCCTATTTGAAGTATTCGAAAAGCACGGGGACACATTCATCAAAAGTAGTAGATGTGATACAAACACATGTAACGTCTAACTGACCTACGTGTCGCCGTGGGAAAGCAGCGACGTAATCTCGGGGCCCATGTGGCCCACGGCCTTGGCAGCCTCCAGGATGGCTCTCCTGTACATCCCTTTCTTCTTGCGGTTGAAGCGGGACCTGAAGAATTCTCTGAAGGGCGACAGTTTGGCGACGGAGAGCTGGGAGGTGGTGGGTGAGCCGAACCACGCCACCTTTGCCTGGGGCCACTGGGCCTCGCAATTGGCCGTCTCCTGTTTGCGGGTGCCGCTGATGCTGAGGACGCGCGCTGGCCACCAGGGGAAGCCGTGAATCTTCCCCCACACAATGTCGCCCACCGCCACGGCGTGACCCTCTTCCGTCACACACTTTGTCATGCTGCGGGTGTGAAGCCGCACCGTGAGCGGTGGCACCGTCTTGCAGTCTTCTTGTGAGGGTACAGAGGATGAGGTCACAGACAGGTCTTCGCCTGGGGCCAGATCGCACAGCTCTGGCGAGGTGCCGTCGGAGCTGAAGGACTTGGACTCATCTAGACTGTCGCTGCTGCAGACTGACAGGCTAGAAGAATCCGCTTTGCGCTTACGGAAATTGATGAGAAGGGTGAGGTCGCTGTGGCCGCGATCCGCCTCCTCTCCTGAACTCCCTGACCACAACTCCAGAGAGTTTTTGCCTTCCCCTGAGTCCTCAGAGTGGGGGTGGCAGGGACCAGGCATCCTGGGGCTTCGTCTCCTGGTGCCGCCTACAAGTTCTGCCTCATACTCGACCacactctcctccccctccccctgaGGGGGTCTCAAGCGGATCTTTGGGGAAGGCAAGTCCTGACCCACTGTTGTAAAAGGCCTGGTTAGTTTGAGTTTAGGAATGGACACGGTGAGGCCAGACCTTGTGGCATCTAGAATGTGCCGTTGCTCCTTGGTGGGATCAGAAGGCATCTTGCCATTTTCTCCCATGCCGTTCTGCACCAGTTGTTTGGGGCAGAATGGCTTGACTGAACCGTGGACTCTAGCGGGGATCTTCATGACCTCCCCCTTCCCCTGCGGAGTGCTGTAGGAGATCTTTATGACAGGACTGTGGGGGATAACGTCACCTCCGGGGAACTTCTCCCCTTCAGTTTCCCCCCTTTTGTCCTTCCTGAGGCGCTTGCTGTCAAGGCTGGTGACATTCTCACGTCTCTTAGTGTCCTTGGTTGCGACTACGTCCTCTTTTCTCGACAACTTAGACGGGGTGTCCTTGTCATCGCCATCATCGTCGCTCTGTAGTGCATTCTCTTTTCTAGAAGTCTTAGTGTTGCTCACGCCATCTTTGCTGTCCTCATCACTATTCAGTGTGTTCTTGCACTTTTCACACAGTACCTGCCGTGGCCGCAGACGGATAGTACTCATGGTCATGCGGCCGGGCTCTCGCGTTcgcctcttctttctcttgatTGGTCGCGGAGGGGGCTGAGGTACCCATTGGCTGTAGCTGTGGCGCACCCATAAGGGCTGAGGGAAGGGGGCTCCTTCAAAATAAGGAGGGTAAGGAGTCTGT includes these proteins:
- the pwwp2b gene encoding PWWP domain-containing protein 2B, which codes for MEAVAEELRAGSRVPVTIDQIVNDTLVVTLTYRERSYTGILLDCNKKTGLFCLPDFTEKPRDCPIPKPACEIPEVLSEGPVSKSPSQSSHRPKDENTLPESSPPTAPLPCPVPTPVPAGQTPYPPYFEGAPFPQPLWVRHSYSQWVPQPPPRPIKRKKRRTREPGRMTMSTIRLRPRQVLCEKCKNTLNSDEDSKDGVSNTKTSRKENALQSDDDGDDKDTPSKLSRKEDVVATKDTKRRENVTSLDSKRLRKDKRGETEGEKFPGGDVIPHSPVIKISYSTPQGKGEVMKIPARVHGSVKPFCPKQLVQNGMGENGKMPSDPTKEQRHILDATRSGLTVSIPKLKLTRPFTTVGQDLPSPKIRLRPPQGEGEESVVEYEAELVGGTRRRSPRMPGPCHPHSEDSGEGKNSLELWSGSSGEEADRGHSDLTLLINFRKRKADSSSLSVCSSDSLDESKSFSSDGTSPELCDLAPGEDLSVTSSSVPSQEDCKTVPPLTVRLHTRSMTKCVTEEGHAVAVGDIVWGKIHGFPWWPARVLSISGTRKQETANCEAQWPQAKVAWFGSPTTSQLSVAKLSPFREFFRSRFNRKKKGMYRRAILEAAKAVGHMGPEITSLLSHGDT